Proteins encoded together in one Dasypus novemcinctus isolate mDasNov1 chromosome 9, mDasNov1.1.hap2, whole genome shotgun sequence window:
- the MYCL gene encoding protein L-Myc has protein sequence MCMSAGCRATRSRRRAGPRQVAGRSEGADMDFDSYQHYFYDDDCGEDFYRSTAPSEDIWKKFELVPSPPTSPPWGLGLGAGDPTAGIGAPEPWPGGGAGDEAESRGHSKAWGRNYASIIRRDCMWSGFSARERLERAVSDRLAAGAARANPPKTPAALDCAPSLEAGNPAPAAPCPLGEPKTQACSGSESPSDSEGEEIDVVTVEKRQSLGVRKPVTITVRADPLDPCMKHFHISIHQQQHNYAARFPPENCPQEGAPETGPQEEALEREASEEKEGEEGEEIASSPPVESEAPQVFHPKPVSSDTEDVTKRKNHNFLERKRRNDLRSRFLALRDQVPTLASCSKAPKVVILSKALEYLQALVGAEKRMAMEKRQLRCRQQQLQKRIAYLSGY, from the exons ATGTGTATGTCTGCGGGCTGCCGGGCTACCCGCAGCCGGCGGCGAGCCGGTCCGCGCCAGGTGGCTGGCCGGAGCGAG GGAGCGGACATGGACTTCGATTCGTACCAGCACTATTTCTACGACGATGACTGCGGGGAGGATTTCTACCGCTCAACGGCGCCCAGCGAGGACATCTGGAAGAAATTCGAGCTGGTGCCGTCGCCCCCCACGTCGCCGCCCTGGGGCTTGGGTCTCGGCGCCGGGGACCCCACCGCTGGGATTGGTGCCCCGGAGCCGTGGCCCGGAGGGGGTGCCGGGGACGAGGCAGAATCCCGGGGCCACTCGAAAGCCTGGGGCAGGAACTACGCCTCCATCATCCGCCGTGACTGCATGTGGAGCGGCTTCTCTGCCCGGGAACGGCTGGAGAGAGCGGTGAGCGACCGGCTCGCCGCTGGCGCGGCCCGGGCAAACCCGCCCAAAACACCCGCCGCCCTGGACTGCGCCCCCAGCCTCGAAGCCGGCAACCCGGCGCCCGCCGCCCCCTGTCCGCTGGGCGAGCCCAAGACCCAGGCCTGCTCGGGGTCCGAGAGCCCTAGCGACTCGG AGGGCGAGGAAATCGACGTTGTGACAGTGGAGAAGAGACAGTCTCTGGGTGTCCGGAAGCCGGTCACCATCACAGTGCGAGCAGACCCCCTGGACCCCTGCATGAAACACTTCCACATCTCCATCCATCAGCAACAGCACAACTACGCCGCACGCTTCCCTCCAGAAAACTGCCCCCAAGAAGGGGCTCCAGAGACAGGGCCCCAGGAAGAGGCTCTGGAGAGAGAGGCTTCGGAGGAAAAGGAAGGTGAGGAGGGGGAAGAGATAGCGAGCTCGCCGCCTGTTGAAAGCGAGGCACCCCAGGTCTTCCACCCCAAGCCCGTCAGTTCTGACACTGAGGACGTGACCAAGAGGAAGAACCACAACTTCCTGGAACGCAAAAGGCGGAATGACCTCCGTTCGCGATTCCTGGCCCTGAGGGACCAAGTACCCACCCTGGCCAGCTGCTCCAAGGCCCCCAAAGTAGTGATCCTAAGCAAGGCCCTGGAATATTTGCAAGCCCTGGTGGGTGCAGAGAAGAGGATGGCTATGGAGAAAAGGCAGCTCCGATGCCGGCAGCAGCAACTGCAGAAAAGGATCGCGTACCTCAGTGGCTACTAA